From a single Brassica rapa cultivar Chiifu-401-42 chromosome A01, CAAS_Brap_v3.01, whole genome shotgun sequence genomic region:
- the LOC103872670 gene encoding protein HYPER-SENSITIVITY-RELATED 4 — protein MALTSRSYPVCLPMDTGRYTTLGGPKQPRIVSVRRAAIYPSIFAKILEKTESMGVPAVVTTAASVAETAMLARSLAQSYLPLEVRQYISYEVRSFVKRSMAHYFNSSQMTITIEEFEGYNHNEVFDAAKAYVATKISQSNKRIKVSKHEKDSNYNVSVGRDEQVVDVFNGVQFQWVLRSHHVETKNQYSKSSFDVKSFELNFDKRFKDIALESYLPFMVKRSRLMKHEKKKLKLFTLDTRYWGDSWTSVTLAHPSTFKTLAMDSDVKRSVMEDLDKFVKRSEYYKRVGKAWKRGYLLYGPPGTGKSSLIAAMANHLNFDIYDLELTAVVDNSELRRLLIDTGNRSILVVEDIDCSITLNNRTTDEPKESRNKKVTLSGLLNFTDGLWSSCGDQRIIIFTTNYKDKLDPALLRPGRMDVHIHMSYCTPSTFKALAWNYLEIKEHPLFSKIVEGIEATEVTPADVAEQLMRNESVDSILEGLVEFLEAKKIKNEQDKAKTEEADLENKKKTTKGKNSKVKKK, from the coding sequence ATGGCACTAACATCCCGTTCTTACCCAGTTTGTTTACCTATGGATACCGGTAGATACACGACACTTGGAGGACCAAAACAACCTAGGATTGTTTCAGTTCGTCGTGCTGCAATATATCCAAGTATATTTGCAAAAATCCTAGAAAAAACCGAGTCCATGGGAGTTCCAGCGGTTGTAACCACTGCAGCTTCGGTGGCTGAAACTGCAATGCTGGCTCGATCGTTAGCCCAAAGCTACTTGCCTCTCGAAGTGCGACAATACATCTCCTATGAAGTCCGCAGCTTCGTTAAACGCTCCATGGCTCATTACTTTAATTCCTCTCAAATGACAATAACCATCGAAGAGTTTGAAGGGTACAATCACAATGAAGTATTTGATGCTGCAAAGGCCTACGTAGCCACCAAGATCTCTCAATCTAACAAAAGAATCAAAGTGAGTAAACACGAGAAAGATTCCAATTACAACGTCTCTGTAGGACGTGACGAGCAAGTTGTGGACGTTTTCAATGGCGTCCAATTCCAATGGGTCCTACGTAGCCACCATGTTGAGACAAAGAATCAATACTCCAAATCCAGTTTTGATGTCAAATCATTCGAGCTCAACTTCGACAAAAGATTCAAGGACATAGCTCTTGAATCTTACTTGCCATTCATGGTGAAAAGATCCAGGTTAATGAAGCACGAGAAGAAGAAACTCAAGCTCTTTACTCTCGACACAAGGTACTGGGGGGACTCATGGACCTCTGTTACTCTTGCCCATCCTTCTACGTTCAAGACACTAGCAATGGATTCAGATGTCAAGAGAAGTGTGATGGAAGATCTTGACAAGTTTGTGAAACGGAGTGAGTACTATAAGAGAGTTGGTAAGGCTTGGAAGAGAGGGTACTTGTTATACGGTCCACCAGGGACAGGGAAGTCAAGCTTGATTGCAGCCATGGCTAACCATCTCAACTTCGATATTTATGACTTAGAGTTGACTGCTGTTGTAGACAATTCCGAGCTCAGAAGGTTGTTGATTGACACTGGTAATCGTTCAATTCTTGTGGTGGAAGATATCGACTGCTCCATCACGTTGAATAACAGGACAACTGATGAACCTAAGGAATCAAGAAACAAGAAAGTGACACTCTCTGGACTACTAAACTTCACTGATGGTTTATGGTCAAGCTGCGGCGACCAACGGATCATAATATTCACAACCAATTACAAAGACAAACTAGACCCTGCGTTGTTGAGGCCAGGACGTATGGATGTGCACATCCACATGTCATACTGCACTCCGAGTACTTTCAAGGCTCTTGCTTGGAACTATCTAGAGATAAAAGAACACCCTCTTTTCAGCAAGATCGTGGAAGGTATCGAAGCGACAGAGGTTACTCCAGCAGATGTAGCTGAACAACTTATGAGGAATGAGTCTGTTGATAGTATTCTTGAGGGGTTGGTTGAGTTCTTGGAAGCCAAGAAGATCAAGAACGAACAAGACAAGGCCAAAACTGAAGAGGCTGATTTGGAGAACAAGAAAAAGACCACTAAGGGGAAAAATTCAAAGGTCAAGAAAAAATAG